One window of Paenibacillus albicereus genomic DNA carries:
- a CDS encoding MFS transporter, whose protein sequence is MKTLFRNPTFCRLFFASVASQLGNVVGNMALAFYFVDRFSSQPALATTAELMYSLPTLAVFWLVGVAADRFDRQRIAAWSDWIRAGLTVLLLLFVLSDLFFLTFLTLFLRSAISKFFGPAEMGLLQSSIEPDQYVQASGLNQMVLGLFMLFGMSLGATAYQFIGIEGAILLDGISFIVSGLLIGWGKFDEKARVPNGAHRLRELRFPLIWQDFREGLRYIAGNRLLVIVISGFLFFGVVNGVFAVLPLFAMKYGLSPETYVVHSSLITVFLGIGVLAGSLLGPTLIRRFSRTRTLIAGLFLAGALIGGLGLAERVEVYFALMLIAGIAIAPINIALGSWIPELVPPQSMGRVNALIEPVLMLGQSMALGIIALAFPAWISVTWLHYGLAAITVGVSTFYLSTLPAMVRSREAVRAEA, encoded by the coding sequence ATGAAAACCCTGTTCCGCAACCCAACGTTCTGCAGGCTGTTTTTCGCTTCCGTCGCCTCTCAGCTCGGCAATGTCGTCGGCAACATGGCGCTGGCCTTCTACTTCGTCGACCGCTTCAGCAGCCAGCCGGCGCTGGCCACGACGGCGGAGCTGATGTACTCCCTCCCGACTCTGGCCGTCTTCTGGCTCGTCGGCGTCGCCGCGGACCGGTTCGACCGCCAGCGCATCGCCGCCTGGAGCGACTGGATCCGGGCCGGCCTCACCGTGCTGCTGCTTCTCTTCGTCCTCTCCGATCTGTTCTTCCTGACCTTCCTCACGCTGTTCCTCCGCAGCGCGATCTCCAAATTTTTCGGCCCCGCCGAAATGGGCCTGCTGCAGAGCAGCATCGAGCCCGACCAGTACGTTCAGGCTTCCGGACTGAACCAGATGGTGCTCGGTCTGTTCATGCTCTTCGGCATGAGCCTCGGCGCCACGGCGTATCAGTTCATCGGCATCGAGGGCGCGATCCTCCTCGACGGGATCAGCTTCATCGTATCCGGCCTGCTGATCGGCTGGGGCAAGTTCGACGAAAAGGCCCGTGTGCCAAATGGAGCGCATCGCCTGCGGGAGCTGCGCTTCCCGCTCATCTGGCAGGATTTTCGCGAGGGCCTCCGCTATATCGCCGGCAACCGCCTGCTCGTCATCGTCATCAGCGGCTTCCTTTTCTTCGGCGTCGTCAACGGCGTCTTTGCCGTCCTTCCCCTGTTCGCCATGAAATACGGCCTCAGCCCCGAAACCTATGTCGTCCATTCGTCGCTCATCACCGTTTTCCTCGGCATCGGCGTCCTTGCGGGCAGCCTTCTCGGCCCGACGCTCATCCGCCGCTTCTCGAGAACCCGCACGCTCATCGCCGGTCTGTTCCTTGCCGGCGCGCTGATCGGGGGACTGGGCCTGGCCGAGCGGGTCGAAGTGTACTTCGCGCTCATGCTGATCGCCGGCATCGCCATCGCGCCGATCAACATCGCGCTGGGCAGCTGGATACCGGAGCTCGTGCCGCCGCAGAGCATGGGGCGCGTGAACGCCTTGATCGAGCCGGTCCTGATGCTGGGCCAATCGATGGCGCTCGGCATCATCGCCCTCGCCTTCCCGGCCTGGATTTCCGTGACGTGGCTGCATTACGGCTTGGCGGCGATTACCGTCGGAGTCAGCACGTTCTACCTGTCCACGCTGCCGGCGATGGTCCGCAGCCGGGAAGCGGTCCGCGCCGAAGCCTGA
- a CDS encoding TetR family transcriptional regulator, which produces MDPRSLQILDAAKKVFIQKGYGAATLKDIIEETGMSRGWIYLYYQTKEEIFEDLLEYQDREYERYLSELVAAKPSIWDVVETLYSEQLEQLQRSPDGGLMPAFYEYSLVGWRDSARRDLLSRRYEQGIARFAALIRLGIDRGEFSPRLDVDNFARLAASYQEGILTHSITIGIRQANAPMQIEALLSYFKTLLRPGFGGDPAQREDGP; this is translated from the coding sequence ATCGATCCGCGGAGCCTGCAGATTCTCGACGCGGCCAAGAAGGTGTTCATCCAGAAAGGCTACGGCGCGGCCACGCTGAAGGACATCATCGAGGAAACGGGCATGAGCCGGGGCTGGATCTACTTGTATTACCAGACCAAGGAAGAGATTTTCGAAGACCTGCTGGAGTATCAGGATCGGGAGTACGAGCGCTATTTGAGCGAGCTCGTCGCTGCCAAGCCTTCGATCTGGGACGTCGTCGAGACGCTCTACTCCGAGCAGCTGGAGCAGCTCCAGCGCTCTCCGGACGGCGGCCTGATGCCGGCTTTCTACGAATACTCCCTCGTCGGCTGGAGGGACTCGGCCCGGCGGGACCTGCTGTCCAGGCGCTACGAGCAAGGCATCGCCCGGTTCGCCGCCCTGATCCGCCTCGGCATCGACCGCGGGGAATTCTCCCCCCGCCTGGATGTCGACAATTTCGCCCGGCTGGCCGCTTCCTACCAAGAGGGCATCCTGACGCACTCCATCACGATCGGCATCCGGCAAGCGAACGCACCCATGCAGATCGAAGCGCTGCTGAGCTATTTCAAGACGCTGCTGCGCCCCGGCTTCGGAGGCGATCCCGCGCAACGGGAGGATGGACCATGA
- a CDS encoding LysR family transcriptional regulator: MEIRQLTYFSAVARHGSFTKAAQELHVTQPTLSKMVRLLEEELGATLFDRSSKPIALTDAGETILRSSQGILSSIDTMAAELDDVMQARKGTLRLGIPPMIGVHVFPSLIERFHSRYPQIRLQLVERGGKRIEEEVDSGELDVGLVILPMAQEDKFHLLPCMDETLHLIAPRDHWAAGRESVELGELEREPFLLFRDEFTLHHLILDHCRQAGFEPQVAFESSQWDFMVQLVRARFGITLLPGGMRRSLDPERFLVLPVVRPTMTWSLNMIWKKDKYLSFAAREWIAFMRQEWPAGTQA; the protein is encoded by the coding sequence ATGGAAATCCGGCAACTGACTTATTTCTCTGCCGTCGCCCGGCACGGCAGCTTCACGAAGGCCGCGCAGGAGCTGCATGTGACGCAGCCGACGCTGTCCAAGATGGTCCGCCTGCTCGAGGAGGAGCTGGGGGCGACGCTGTTCGACCGCTCGTCCAAGCCGATCGCGCTGACCGACGCCGGGGAGACGATCCTGCGCTCGTCGCAGGGCATCCTGAGCTCGATCGATACGATGGCGGCCGAGCTCGACGATGTCATGCAGGCGCGCAAGGGTACGCTGCGGCTCGGCATTCCGCCGATGATCGGCGTGCATGTGTTTCCCTCGCTGATCGAGAGGTTCCACAGCCGCTATCCGCAGATCCGGCTCCAGCTCGTGGAGCGCGGAGGCAAGCGGATCGAAGAGGAGGTCGACAGCGGCGAGCTCGATGTGGGGCTCGTCATCCTGCCGATGGCGCAGGAGGACAAGTTCCACCTGCTGCCGTGCATGGACGAGACGCTTCATCTCATCGCGCCGCGCGACCACTGGGCGGCAGGCCGCGAGAGCGTCGAGCTCGGGGAGCTCGAGCGCGAGCCGTTCCTGCTGTTCCGCGACGAATTCACGCTCCATCACCTCATCCTCGACCACTGCCGGCAAGCCGGCTTCGAGCCGCAAGTCGCCTTCGAGAGCTCGCAGTGGGACTTCATGGTGCAGCTCGTCAGGGCTCGGTTCGGCATCACGCTGCTCCCCGGCGGCATGCGCCGCTCGCTCGATCCGGAGCGCTTCCTCGTCCTTCCGGTCGTCCGTCCGACGATGACGTGGAGCCTCAATATGATCTGGAAAAAGGACAAGTACCTCTCCTTCGCGGCCCGGGAGTGGATCGCGTTCATGCGCCAGGAGTGGCCGGCGGGAACGCAGGCTTGA
- a CDS encoding transporter substrate-binding domain-containing protein gives MKKWTTAGMIAVLGLALAACGGNEAGGSGGDKLSIATDASYAPMESMDKDKIVGFDVDFLDAVMKEAGLTYELTNTGWDPLFADLEKGGQSAYDAAISAISISDDRKQTYDFSLPYFESVNMILTKQGAGVKDALELKDRKVAVQGATTAEELMKGIMGDGNTALKRFASNAEALLELEKGGVDAVVADFAVVQAYVQNNPEQKFDAIYDKTNFAPEYYGIMFPKGSELKEKVDAAVEKVRASDEYKEMYKKWIGVEPDTTDLIRAK, from the coding sequence ATGAAAAAATGGACGACAGCCGGCATGATCGCGGTGCTCGGACTGGCGCTGGCGGCATGCGGCGGCAACGAGGCGGGGGGCAGCGGCGGGGACAAGCTGAGCATCGCCACCGACGCGAGCTATGCGCCGATGGAAAGCATGGACAAGGACAAGATCGTCGGCTTCGACGTCGACTTCCTGGATGCGGTCATGAAGGAGGCGGGCTTGACCTACGAGCTGACGAACACCGGCTGGGACCCGTTGTTCGCTGACCTGGAAAAGGGCGGCCAAAGCGCCTACGACGCGGCGATCTCGGCGATCTCCATCAGCGACGACCGGAAGCAGACGTACGACTTCTCCCTCCCCTACTTCGAATCCGTGAACATGATTCTGACCAAGCAGGGCGCCGGGGTCAAGGATGCGCTGGAGCTCAAGGACAGGAAAGTCGCGGTTCAGGGAGCGACGACGGCGGAGGAGCTGATGAAGGGCATCATGGGCGACGGCAATACGGCGCTCAAGCGCTTCGCCAGCAACGCCGAGGCGCTGCTGGAGCTGGAGAAGGGCGGCGTCGATGCGGTCGTAGCGGACTTCGCGGTCGTACAGGCCTACGTCCAGAACAATCCGGAGCAGAAGTTCGACGCGATCTACGACAAGACGAATTTCGCTCCGGAGTATTACGGCATCATGTTCCCCAAAGGCAGCGAGCTCAAGGAGAAGGTGGACGCGGCCGTGGAGAAGGTGCGCGCGAGCGACGAGTACAAGGAGATGTACAAGAAATGGATCGGCGTCGAGCCGGACACGACCGACCTGATCCGCGCCAAATAG
- a CDS encoding amino acid ABC transporter permease, translated as MGFDFDIVWDYLPLLLRGTGYTIGISFLSIALGALLGLFIGFGKMSRRWWLRWPASAYVNFFRGTPLILQIMMTHFMLVPLFLGTTNAFVAAIVALSLNSAAYTGEIYRAGIQSIDPGQEEAALSLGLTRWQSMRYVVLPQAVKRMIPAFGNEFIVLVKDSSLVAYIAVPELMYWSNAMKGQYLKVWEPYMTAAIIYFILTYLLSKALQYVEKRV; from the coding sequence ATGGGATTTGATTTCGACATCGTCTGGGATTACCTGCCGCTGCTCTTGAGAGGCACGGGGTATACGATCGGCATTTCCTTCCTGTCGATCGCGCTGGGAGCGCTGCTCGGCCTGTTCATCGGATTCGGCAAAATGTCGCGCCGCTGGTGGCTCCGCTGGCCGGCCAGCGCGTACGTCAACTTTTTCCGCGGGACGCCGCTCATCCTGCAGATCATGATGACGCACTTCATGCTCGTGCCGCTGTTCCTCGGCACGACCAACGCCTTCGTCGCGGCGATCGTCGCGCTGTCGCTCAACTCGGCCGCTTACACGGGCGAGATTTACCGAGCCGGCATCCAGTCGATCGACCCGGGCCAGGAGGAGGCGGCGCTGTCGCTCGGGCTGACGCGCTGGCAGTCGATGCGCTACGTCGTCCTGCCGCAGGCGGTCAAGCGGATGATCCCGGCGTTCGGCAACGAGTTCATCGTGCTCGTGAAGGACTCGTCGCTCGTCGCCTACATCGCCGTGCCCGAGCTCATGTACTGGAGCAATGCGATGAAAGGCCAGTACCTGAAAGTATGGGAGCCGTACATGACGGCTGCCATCATTTATTTCATCCTCACCTATCTGCTCAGCAAGGCGCTGCAGTACGTGGAGAAGCGGGTATAG
- a CDS encoding MarR family winged helix-turn-helix transcriptional regulator has translation MDYKLLAEEMFEHVARSNSASFEEPVPFSRGEVGILLYLLFRNNGASAGELSEFLAVSTGRIASALKTLEKKGLVLRCTDEGDRRRVLVYYTDAGKKFLLDRRAEHIAQTEQMLRRLSERDAQEFVRLMKLLVP, from the coding sequence GTGGACTACAAGCTGTTGGCCGAGGAGATGTTCGAGCATGTGGCTCGCTCCAATAGCGCATCCTTCGAAGAGCCGGTTCCATTCTCCCGCGGGGAGGTCGGCATTCTGCTCTATCTGCTCTTCCGCAACAACGGCGCCTCCGCCGGAGAGCTGAGCGAGTTCCTGGCCGTCAGCACGGGGCGCATCGCCTCCGCGCTCAAGACGCTGGAGAAGAAAGGACTGGTGCTGCGCTGCACGGACGAAGGCGACCGCCGCCGCGTGCTCGTCTACTATACCGATGCAGGCAAGAAGTTCCTGCTTGACCGGCGGGCCGAGCATATCGCGCAGACCGAGCAGATGCTCCGCCGGCTGAGCGAGCGGGATGCGCAGGAGTTCGTCCGCCTCATGAAGCTGCTCGTGCCGTGA
- a CDS encoding ABC transporter ATP-binding protein: MLKLFKYLTKGEWGFVLYSLIFIIVQVWLDLRLPDYMAEITTLIQTEGTRAADLLEPGVYMLLCAVGSVLTSVIVGWFAAKVAAGLAMRLRGMVFDRTLSFSHQEINGFSTASLITRSTNDVTQVQMIVAMGLQVMLKAPILAVWAIAKISGKSWQWTAATGGAVAALIVMLTVIILFAIPKFRIIQGLTDNLNRITRENLTGLRVIRAYNAAPYQEAKFDRANRELTGTNLYASRLMAIIGPGMTLIMSGLSVSIYAIGAYLIQDAPGTDRIGIFSDMVVFTSYAMQVVMAFMMVSMIFIMAPRASISAKRILEVLRTEAAIRDGAETAGSGEGGVEFRDVSFTYPGAEEPVLRNISFKARKGETVAIIGSTGSGKTSVLNLIPRFYDVAEGEVLVDGIDVRRYSQHALRAKLGYVSQRAVLFSGTVSGNVAYGGSAAPGSDAEEGVRRAVAIAQGTDFVERMEGQYEGRIAQGGDNVSGGQKQRLSIARAVYRQPDIYLFDDSFSALDYRTDRELRAALRRETGGATTIIVAQRIGTIKDADRILVLEDGRIVGSGTHEELLQDCETYQEIALSQLSKEELGHGPIESAL; encoded by the coding sequence ATGCTGAAGCTGTTCAAGTACCTGACGAAGGGCGAGTGGGGGTTCGTCCTGTACAGCCTGATCTTCATCATCGTCCAGGTGTGGCTCGACCTGCGGCTGCCGGACTACATGGCCGAGATCACGACGCTCATCCAGACAGAGGGCACGCGCGCGGCCGATCTGCTGGAGCCGGGCGTCTACATGCTGCTGTGCGCCGTCGGCAGCGTCCTGACGTCGGTCATCGTCGGCTGGTTCGCCGCCAAGGTGGCGGCGGGGCTGGCGATGCGCCTGCGCGGCATGGTGTTCGACCGGACGCTGTCGTTCTCCCATCAAGAGATCAACGGCTTCTCGACGGCCAGCCTCATCACGCGCTCGACCAATGACGTCACCCAAGTCCAGATGATCGTGGCAATGGGGCTGCAGGTGATGCTCAAGGCTCCGATCCTCGCCGTCTGGGCGATCGCCAAAATTTCCGGCAAGAGCTGGCAGTGGACGGCCGCGACCGGCGGCGCCGTAGCGGCGCTGATCGTCATGCTGACCGTCATCATCCTGTTCGCGATTCCCAAATTCCGCATCATCCAAGGGCTGACCGATAATCTCAACCGCATCACCCGCGAGAACCTGACCGGCCTGCGCGTCATCCGCGCCTACAACGCGGCGCCATACCAGGAAGCCAAGTTCGACCGGGCGAATCGCGAGCTCACCGGCACGAACCTGTACGCCAGCCGCCTGATGGCGATCATCGGTCCCGGCATGACGCTCATCATGTCCGGCCTCAGCGTCTCGATCTACGCGATCGGCGCCTACCTGATCCAGGATGCGCCGGGCACGGACCGCATCGGAATCTTTTCCGACATGGTCGTCTTCACCTCGTACGCGATGCAGGTGGTGATGGCGTTCATGATGGTGAGCATGATCTTCATCATGGCGCCGCGGGCATCCATCTCGGCCAAGCGGATTCTCGAGGTGCTCCGCACGGAGGCCGCCATCCGGGACGGAGCCGAGACGGCAGGCAGCGGGGAGGGCGGAGTCGAGTTCCGCGACGTCAGCTTCACCTATCCGGGAGCGGAGGAGCCGGTGCTGCGCAACATCAGCTTCAAGGCGCGCAAAGGCGAGACGGTGGCGATCATCGGCTCGACCGGCAGCGGCAAGACGAGCGTGCTGAACCTGATCCCGCGCTTCTACGACGTCGCCGAGGGCGAAGTGCTCGTCGACGGCATCGACGTGCGCCGGTACAGCCAGCACGCCTTGCGCGCCAAGCTCGGCTACGTCTCCCAGCGGGCGGTGCTGTTCAGCGGCACGGTCTCCGGCAACGTCGCCTACGGCGGCAGCGCCGCGCCGGGGAGCGACGCCGAGGAAGGCGTCCGGAGGGCTGTCGCGATCGCCCAGGGAACGGATTTTGTCGAGCGGATGGAAGGGCAGTACGAGGGCCGCATCGCCCAGGGCGGAGACAACGTCTCCGGCGGGCAGAAGCAGCGGCTGTCGATCGCGCGCGCCGTCTACCGGCAGCCGGACATCTACCTGTTCGACGACTCGTTCTCGGCGCTCGACTACCGGACCGACCGCGAGCTGCGCGCGGCGCTGCGCCGGGAGACCGGCGGCGCGACGACGATCATCGTCGCCCAGCGCATCGGCACGATCAAGGACGCCGACCGCATCCTCGTGCTCGAGGACGGACGCATCGTCGGCAGCGGCACGCATGAGGAGCTGCTGCAGGATTGCGAGACGTATCAGGAGATCGCCCTTTCCCAGCTATCCAAGGAGGAACTCGGCCATGGCCCAATCGAATCAGCCTTATAA
- a CDS encoding ABC transporter ATP-binding protein: MGGPMGGGMAPGDKAKDFRATLRKLAAYCRKYMPIIVLSLVLALAGSALNVIGPDLLRDITDKIQEGIRGTIDIDAINRIVLLLAALYGAGLIFNYAQGFIMATVTQRITNKMRTEISAKINRMPLRYFDSTSYGNVLSRVTNDIDMIGQTLNNSLGMLVSSVALFVGALVMMVYTNWILALTAVVSTILGFALMSVIMKHSQRYFVAQQEVLGRLNGHIEETYSGHAVVKAYNAEDEAKAAFHDLNGKLYGSAWKSQFMSGLMMPIMGFVGNLGYVAICVVGAMLVTSDSISIGTIVAFMIYIRLFTQPLGQIAQAATNLQAAAAAGERVFEFLEEEELADEGGKTAKLANVKGDVEFRHVRFGYAADKDVIKDFSMKAEAGQKIAIVGPTGAGKTTLVNLLMRFYELNGGEILVDGMPIDRMTREDVHSLFSMVLQDTWLFEGTIRDNIAFSRPDVTDAQIEEACRAVGLDHFIRTLPEGYGTVLGDRASLSAGQKQLLTIARAMIDDAPLLILDEATSSVDTRTELLIQRAMDRLSAGKTSFVIAHRLSTIKNADRILVMKDGDILETGTHDELLARGGFYAELYNSQFEQVS, translated from the coding sequence ATGGGCGGACCGATGGGGGGCGGCATGGCGCCGGGCGACAAGGCGAAGGACTTCCGCGCCACGCTTCGCAAGCTGGCCGCCTACTGCCGGAAGTACATGCCGATCATCGTGCTGTCGCTCGTGCTCGCGCTGGCCGGGTCCGCGCTGAACGTCATCGGGCCGGACCTGCTGCGCGACATCACCGACAAGATCCAGGAAGGCATCCGGGGGACGATCGACATCGATGCGATCAACCGGATCGTGCTGCTGCTCGCGGCGCTGTACGGCGCCGGCCTGATCTTCAACTACGCGCAGGGGTTCATCATGGCGACGGTCACCCAGCGTATCACGAACAAGATGCGGACCGAGATTTCCGCTAAAATCAACCGCATGCCGCTGCGCTACTTCGACTCGACGAGCTACGGCAACGTGCTGAGCCGCGTCACCAACGACATCGACATGATCGGCCAGACGCTGAACAACAGCCTCGGCATGCTCGTCTCGTCCGTCGCCTTGTTCGTCGGCGCGCTCGTCATGATGGTGTACACGAACTGGATCCTCGCGCTCACGGCCGTCGTCTCGACGATCCTCGGCTTCGCGCTCATGAGCGTCATCATGAAGCACTCGCAGCGCTATTTCGTCGCCCAGCAGGAGGTGCTCGGGCGGCTCAACGGCCATATCGAGGAGACCTACTCCGGCCATGCGGTCGTCAAGGCGTACAACGCCGAGGACGAGGCCAAGGCCGCCTTCCACGACCTGAACGGCAAGCTGTACGGCAGCGCTTGGAAGTCGCAGTTCATGTCCGGCCTCATGATGCCGATCATGGGCTTCGTCGGCAACCTCGGCTACGTCGCGATCTGCGTCGTCGGCGCGATGCTCGTCACCTCGGACTCGATCAGCATCGGCACGATCGTCGCGTTCATGATCTACATCCGGCTGTTCACGCAGCCGCTCGGCCAGATCGCCCAGGCGGCGACCAACCTGCAGGCGGCGGCAGCCGCGGGCGAGCGCGTCTTCGAATTCCTCGAGGAGGAGGAGCTGGCGGACGAAGGCGGCAAGACGGCGAAGCTGGCGAACGTCAAAGGCGACGTCGAATTCCGCCATGTCCGCTTCGGCTACGCGGCCGACAAGGACGTCATCAAGGACTTCTCGATGAAGGCGGAGGCCGGGCAAAAGATCGCCATCGTCGGCCCGACCGGAGCCGGCAAGACGACGCTCGTCAACCTGCTCATGCGGTTCTACGAGCTGAACGGAGGCGAGATCCTCGTCGACGGAATGCCGATCGACCGGATGACGCGGGAGGACGTGCATAGCCTGTTCAGCATGGTGCTGCAGGATACCTGGCTGTTCGAGGGCACGATCCGCGACAACATCGCCTTCTCCCGTCCGGACGTCACGGATGCGCAGATCGAGGAGGCCTGCCGCGCCGTCGGCCTGGACCACTTCATCCGCACGCTGCCGGAAGGCTACGGCACCGTGCTGGGCGACCGCGCCAGCCTGTCGGCCGGGCAGAAGCAGCTGCTCACGATCGCGCGGGCGATGATCGACGACGCGCCGCTGCTCATCCTCGACGAGGCGACCAGCTCCGTCGACACGCGCACCGAGCTGCTCATCCAGCGCGCGATGGACCGCCTGTCCGCCGGCAAGACGTCGTTCGTCATCGCCCACCGGCTGTCCACGATCAAGAACGCCGACCGCATCCTCGTCATGAAGGACGGCGACATCCTCGAGACGGGCACGCATGACGAGCTGCTGGCGCGGGGCGGCTTCTACGCCGAGCTGTACAACAGCCAGTTCGAGCAGGTTTCCTGA
- a CDS encoding FusB/FusC family EF-G-binding protein: MIPPFIRNHQFNGIQKQVRLLQQACASAADPKVLRSAREGVLLALHEAFPDADEGQRALLEPIAGWHAADDFRLGLHALQPYRLPFPTPSDAGLRRLFPKVKKLKTPDLAELDLAQTTYLGWTEAGSGRMLLVCGIDGMLIGVEGRVTGAVRGKNVCFACRHHGEVGLFTAVAKHRPAKASPDYYKAIGNYICLDSAVCNRQIEDAGPLERFVRDVTAR, translated from the coding sequence ATGATTCCCCCATTTATCCGAAACCATCAATTCAATGGAATTCAAAAGCAGGTCCGCTTGCTGCAGCAGGCGTGCGCTTCGGCCGCAGATCCGAAGGTGCTCCGCTCGGCGCGCGAGGGCGTGCTGCTGGCGCTGCACGAGGCGTTTCCGGATGCGGACGAAGGGCAGCGCGCCCTGCTGGAGCCGATCGCCGGCTGGCATGCGGCGGATGATTTCCGGCTCGGGCTGCACGCCCTGCAGCCGTACCGGCTTCCGTTTCCGACTCCGTCCGACGCCGGGCTGCGCCGTCTGTTCCCCAAGGTCAAGAAGCTCAAGACGCCGGACCTGGCCGAGCTTGACCTCGCGCAGACGACCTATCTCGGCTGGACGGAGGCCGGCAGCGGACGCATGCTGCTCGTCTGCGGCATCGACGGCATGCTCATCGGAGTCGAGGGCCGCGTGACCGGGGCGGTACGCGGCAAGAACGTCTGCTTCGCCTGCCGGCATCATGGCGAGGTCGGCTTGTTCACCGCCGTCGCCAAGCACCGGCCGGCCAAGGCCTCGCCCGACTATTACAAGGCGATCGGCAACTACATTTGCCTCGACAGCGCCGTCTGCAACCGGCAGATCGAGGATGCCGGGCCGCTGGAGCGGTTCGTCCGCGACGTGACGGCGCGCTGA
- a CDS encoding LOG family protein: MKSIAVFCGSRPGASALYMEEARAMGRKLAESGIELVYGGAAVGLMGAVADGALEAGGRAIGVLPQFLQDREIAHRGLTELIVVDSMHERKQRMAELADGFAALPGGPGTMEEYFEIFTWGQLGLHGKPCGLLNVGGYFDPLLAMFERMEQEGFMQPQHRGMVLADGSPDGLLEQMLAYEPPAVKTYLTPGRT; the protein is encoded by the coding sequence ATGAAGAGCATCGCTGTCTTTTGCGGGTCGCGTCCGGGGGCTTCGGCCCTGTACATGGAGGAGGCGCGGGCGATGGGACGAAAGCTGGCGGAAAGCGGCATCGAGCTCGTCTACGGAGGCGCGGCGGTCGGTCTGATGGGAGCGGTCGCGGACGGCGCGCTGGAGGCGGGCGGCCGGGCGATCGGCGTGCTCCCGCAATTCCTGCAGGATCGGGAAATCGCGCATCGGGGACTGACGGAGCTGATCGTCGTCGACTCGATGCACGAGCGCAAGCAGCGGATGGCGGAGCTGGCGGACGGCTTCGCCGCCTTGCCGGGAGGTCCGGGCACGATGGAGGAGTATTTCGAAATCTTCACCTGGGGCCAGCTCGGCCTGCACGGCAAGCCGTGCGGCCTGCTGAACGTCGGAGGCTACTTCGACCCGCTGCTCGCGATGTTCGAGCGGATGGAGCAGGAAGGCTTCATGCAGCCTCAGCATCGCGGCATGGTGCTGGCGGACGGCTCGCCGGACGGGCTGCTGGAGCAGATGCTGGCCTACGAGCCGCCGGCGGTCAAGACCTATCTGACCCCCGGCCGCACGTAG
- a CDS encoding GNAT family N-acetyltransferase, with protein MNGWNIRLLERRDNERMAGIIRACLVEFGGNRAGLAWEDASLHDLHAHYGEPGRGYWVALDGEGEIAGGCGIAAFAGSAGVCELQKMYLLPAARGTGAAGLLLAEALAFARGRYRQCYLETLTSMKAAERFYGKHGFAPLRAPLAGSEHYACDAWYIRDL; from the coding sequence ATGAACGGCTGGAACATCCGCTTGCTGGAGCGGCGCGACAACGAGCGCATGGCCGGCATCATCCGCGCCTGCCTGGTGGAGTTCGGCGGCAACCGCGCCGGCCTCGCCTGGGAGGACGCCAGCCTGCATGACCTGCACGCGCATTACGGCGAGCCGGGACGCGGCTATTGGGTCGCCCTGGACGGCGAAGGCGAGATCGCGGGCGGCTGCGGCATCGCCGCCTTCGCCGGCTCGGCGGGCGTGTGCGAGCTGCAGAAGATGTACCTGCTGCCGGCCGCGCGCGGGACGGGCGCGGCCGGGCTGCTGCTCGCGGAGGCGCTCGCCTTTGCCCGCGGCCGCTACCGGCAGTGCTATCTGGAGACGCTGACGAGCATGAAGGCGGCGGAGCGCTTTTACGGGAAACACGGCTTCGCGCCGCTGCGGGCGCCGCTCGCAGGGTCGGAGCACTACGCCTGCGATGCCTGGTATATCCGGGATCTGTGA
- a CDS encoding cysteine hydrolase family protein: protein MAQALLVIDVQKDLVEGNGGEVPIFEPERLFEAIGKAVEQAEQAGARIVFVRDKSVGGGEGEGFDVHPALRIPPDAAVFDKTATSSFHETGLLEHLREHGVRHCVIAGCMTQYCIDTAVRAATLHGFDVTLVRDGHSTSDSPVLSAEQIIAHHNATLHGYDNNGPFALVRPTEEALFDPPHDQYR, encoded by the coding sequence ATGGCTCAAGCGCTGCTGGTCATCGACGTGCAAAAGGACCTGGTGGAAGGAAACGGAGGAGAGGTTCCGATTTTCGAGCCGGAGCGGCTGTTCGAGGCGATCGGCAAGGCCGTCGAGCAGGCGGAGCAAGCGGGGGCCCGCATCGTCTTCGTGCGGGACAAGTCCGTCGGCGGTGGAGAAGGAGAGGGCTTCGACGTCCATCCGGCGCTCCGGATTCCACCGGACGCGGCCGTGTTCGACAAGACCGCCACCAGCTCGTTTCATGAGACGGGGCTGCTGGAGCATCTGCGGGAGCATGGCGTCCGCCACTGCGTCATCGCCGGCTGCATGACGCAATATTGCATCGACACGGCGGTGCGCGCCGCGACGCTGCACGGCTTCGACGTCACGCTCGTGCGGGACGGCCACTCGACGAGCGACTCGCCCGTGCTGTCGGCCGAGCAGATCATCGCCCATCATAACGCGACGCTGCACGGCTATGACAACAACGGTCCGTTCGCGCTGGTGCGCCCGACGGAAGAGGCGTTGTTCGACCCGCCGCACGACCAGTACCGCTGA